The segment TTCCTGCACGAGTTTCATCGAGCGTTGCGACGCCGCGCGCGCCGGGTGTTCTTCTGCCATCTGCGTGTCCTCCATTGTTGTTACCTCTTGTTGCACTACGCCGCCGGGCCCGCCTGTACCATGCCGCCCAGGATATCTGCCACGCGATCAACATCGTCGGGGTCGGTGGTGCTGGGCACCAGCAACACTTCGTCGGTCCCGAGGTCTTCCATGCGCCGCACGGCGTCGCGTAGCTTGTCGGCCGAGTCGACCAGGACCATGGGCACGATGGCGTCCACCATTTCAGAGCCCATGAAGGCCAGGTAGCGACGCAACACCTGGTCGAGCTGGTCGCGGGCGCCCGCCCCCAGCGCGTACCAGAAGGACGTGACCAGGCGCGGCGCGCTGTCGCGACCGGCGGCCTTCCAGGCCTCGCGCGCGGTGTTCCAGGCAAGCTCCGTTTCTTCGCTCGAAGGGCCGAAACTGAAGCCCGATATGCCATCGGACCACGCGGCAGCGCGTTCAATCGAGCGCGGATCGATGGCGCCCACGAGCACCGGCGGCCCGCCTTCCTGCACGCAGCGCGGTTCGAGCGGGCGCAGGGCTTCCACTGTCTCCTCGCCGCGCCACGCCGCCCGCATGACGGCCACCTGTTCCTGCATGCGACGCAGGCGCCGCCGATCGTAGGGACGGCCGAACGCGCGGTAATCCTCTGGGCGACCACCCACGCCCACGCCCAGCACCACGCGCCCTTCTGACAACATGTCGAGCGTGGCTACCTGCTTGGCCACGTGCAACTCGGCGTGCATGGGCAACACCACCACCGAGGTCTGCAGGGCAACCCTCTCGGTGACGGCCGCAGCCGCGGTCAGGGCAATCATGATCTCCGGGTTGGGAAAAAATATGCGCTCGCCAGCGGCTATGCTGCTGAACGGCCCGGCGTCAATACGGCGGGCCCAGTCGAGCAAGCGGTCGCGGTCGAGGCCCGGCACCATTATCGGAAGGTTCAATCCCAGTTGCATATTTCGTCCACCAATCCCCAGTCCAGTGCCGTTTGGGCAGTAATCGTTACCCCGCTCAAGGCCAGCCAGGCCGTGCGCTGTCGGCCTATGCGCGCGGGCAGGCTCGCTGTACCGCCGGCTCCCGGCAGCAGGCCCATCTCCAGTTCGGGTAACGCGAAGCTCGTGTCGGGGCGGGCCACCACGCGGCCGGCAAAGGCCGGCAGCTCTACACCCGAGCCCAGGTTGTGACCGTGCACGAAGGCTGTCACCCGGTCGCCGCAAGCCGCCAGCAACCTGCCCACGTTGCGCGTGCTTCGTACCGCGTGGGCAGTTGCCGGATCATCCAGCGTGCCGAACTCGGCCAGGTCCCCGCCGCTCGAAAAACACGGGCCGCGACCGCGCAGCTCAACGCGGGCTATAGAATCGTCGGCCACCACCACCGCCAGGGCCTCGGCCAGGGCGTCGCGCAGGGCAGTAGAAAAAGCATTGTGGCGCTGCGGGCGATTGAGCTCAAGCCTGAGCAACTCTCCCTCTCGCGTCGCCTCGACTGCCGCCGCGCTGTCACCCTCGTCGGTCGGCTTGCCACGTGCAGCCTCGCCGGCCTGCGTGAGCCAGCGAGCAAACTCGGGACCGGCCTGCAGGGTGGAGTAAGCCAGCGACTCCGCGACCAGTGCCTCGTGCAGTGAGCGGCCCTCGGCGCGCAACGACTGCACGAGCACCAACGAAGCGATGGGGTTGCGGGCGACCGCCTCCTCTACGGTGGCCAGCGACTCGCTGTCAATGACCACGAGATCCGCGGCCCGTGCCAGCGGTGAGTCGGCGCCCCGGGCGGCCGGGCAGAAAGCAACCGACGCGCAGGCGAGCTCTCGCAACGCGCGCGCAACGGCAGGCGGCAAGGGCAAGGTCGGGTCTGCAGAAGCAAGGTCAATGACCAGCGGGCAGCTGCCGTTGAGCGGCGACCAATCTTCGGCCGACGAGGGTGCGGCCAGGCACGCGAGCGCCTCGGCAGCGGTCAGCATCGGCTACTCAGCGACCCCGGCGCTGTCGGCCAGCAACTCGCGTACACGACGGCGCAGCAGCTTGCCGGTTTCGTTG is part of the Candidatus Binatota bacterium genome and harbors:
- a CDS encoding LLM class flavin-dependent oxidoreductase, whose protein sequence is MQLGLNLPIMVPGLDRDRLLDWARRIDAGPFSSIAAGERIFFPNPEIMIALTAAAAVTERVALQTSVVVLPMHAELHVAKQVATLDMLSEGRVVLGVGVGGRPEDYRAFGRPYDRRRLRRMQEQVAVMRAAWRGEETVEALRPLEPRCVQEGGPPVLVGAIDPRSIERAAAWSDGISGFSFGPSSEETELAWNTAREAWKAAGRDSAPRLVTSFWYALGAGARDQLDQVLRRYLAFMGSEMVDAIVPMVLVDSADKLRDAVRRMEDLGTDEVLLVPSTTDPDDVDRVADILGGMVQAGPAA
- a CDS encoding enoyl-CoA hydratase/isomerase family protein; this encodes MLTAAEALACLAAPSSAEDWSPLNGSCPLVIDLASADPTLPLPPAVARALRELACASVAFCPAARGADSPLARAADLVVIDSESLATVEEAVARNPIASLVLVQSLRAEGRSLHEALVAESLAYSTLQAGPEFARWLTQAGEAARGKPTDEGDSAAAVEATREGELLRLELNRPQRHNAFSTALRDALAEALAVVVADDSIARVELRGRGPCFSSGGDLAEFGTLDDPATAHAVRSTRNVGRLLAACGDRVTAFVHGHNLGSGVELPAFAGRVVARPDTSFALPELEMGLLPGAGGTASLPARIGRQRTAWLALSGVTITAQTALDWGLVDEICNWD